The Tautonia rosea genome includes a region encoding these proteins:
- a CDS encoding PSD1 and planctomycete cytochrome C domain-containing protein, which produces MLQRLAVAVCLFVPASVPAEEPIDFDRTIRPIFEAQCLGCHGAEDRKGGLLLTSRREALLPTDSGEPALVPGDPDGSELLHRVESNDELDRMPPSGDRLTPTQIEAIRAWIAQGADWPGADETETTHWAYVPPVRPSLPEVGDERWSGNPIDRFIRARLDDQGLEPSPEADRATLIRRLSLDLIGLPPTPEEVDAFLGDDRPDAYNRLVDRLIASPRYGERWATPWLDLARFADSNGFQRDGFRDVWPYRDWVVRALNADMPFDQFTIEQIAGDLLPDASIDQHIATGFNRGNPVNVEAGVDQEANRVNGVVDRVNAVSTVWLGSTIACAQCHNHKYDPITQREYYQLFAYFNNTPIETIFRTEGNTSELDFTGPSMEIPSPPEMIVRRKELTDLRDGLTERIDTLSNRVWEDRLEWEEQLRNDPDHRSELPKAVEEVLRIADEDRTKAQHQTIKDHLLADHPEVASARLQMAELDEQIEALAPARSLVMIELDEPRPTFVMKRGNFLDPGAQVQPGVPEVFHPLPPDAPKNRLGLAQWLVDPNNPLISRVAVNRAWLAFFGRALVSTPEDFGTQGARPSHPELLDWLAVEFVESGWSTKHLHRLIVTSRTYQQSSAISAELLELDPENALYARGSRFRLDAEMIRDNALHAAGLLTESMGGPPVFPPQPENIWRVTGLVDNTYRTSEGPDRHRRGLYTILRRSAPYPSFVAFDSSDRSQCLVQRSRTNTPLQALTLLNDPAYVEIAQALARRVMTEYPEDGFDDRLTRAFRLCLARKPTSSELESLANVWHGLHDRYADDPRATSALLGNDADPTIDPVDWAAWLGVANVLLNLDETITRE; this is translated from the coding sequence ATGCTTCAGCGATTAGCGGTTGCCGTCTGTTTGTTCGTGCCGGCCTCTGTGCCGGCCGAGGAACCGATTGACTTCGATCGGACCATTCGTCCGATCTTCGAGGCTCAATGCCTTGGCTGCCATGGAGCAGAGGACCGCAAGGGGGGGCTCTTACTGACTTCCCGTCGCGAGGCACTCTTGCCGACGGACTCCGGGGAACCGGCCCTTGTTCCGGGTGATCCAGACGGCAGCGAGTTGCTACATCGGGTCGAGTCCAATGACGAACTGGATCGAATGCCGCCTTCGGGGGATCGCCTGACACCAACCCAGATCGAAGCGATTCGAGCCTGGATTGCTCAGGGAGCCGACTGGCCCGGGGCCGACGAGACCGAGACAACCCACTGGGCCTACGTTCCCCCGGTTCGCCCATCCTTGCCCGAGGTGGGCGATGAACGCTGGAGCGGGAATCCGATCGATCGGTTCATTCGAGCCCGGCTCGATGATCAAGGGCTCGAACCGTCTCCCGAGGCCGATCGGGCGACCTTGATCCGCCGGCTCTCGCTCGATCTGATCGGTCTGCCGCCGACTCCTGAGGAGGTGGACGCCTTCCTCGGCGACGATCGGCCCGACGCCTACAATCGACTCGTTGATCGGTTGATTGCGTCCCCTCGATACGGTGAGCGGTGGGCGACTCCCTGGCTCGATCTGGCCCGCTTCGCCGACTCGAACGGCTTCCAGCGCGACGGGTTCCGGGATGTTTGGCCGTATCGCGACTGGGTCGTCCGTGCCTTGAATGCCGACATGCCGTTCGATCAGTTCACGATCGAACAGATTGCCGGAGATCTGCTCCCCGACGCTTCGATTGACCAGCACATCGCCACCGGCTTCAACCGGGGGAATCCGGTCAACGTCGAGGCGGGGGTTGATCAGGAAGCGAACCGAGTAAACGGCGTGGTCGATCGGGTCAACGCGGTCTCAACAGTCTGGCTTGGCTCAACCATCGCATGCGCTCAATGTCACAATCATAAATATGATCCGATTACCCAGCGCGAATACTATCAACTCTTTGCGTATTTCAACAATACGCCGATCGAGACAATCTTTCGAACTGAGGGCAATACGTCGGAACTCGATTTTACGGGTCCGTCGATGGAGATTCCGTCACCTCCCGAAATGATTGTCCGACGCAAGGAACTGACCGATCTTCGGGATGGCCTGACCGAACGCATCGACACCCTCTCCAATCGCGTGTGGGAGGATCGACTCGAATGGGAGGAGCAACTGCGAAACGATCCAGATCATCGTTCGGAGCTCCCGAAGGCCGTCGAGGAGGTGCTGAGGATCGCTGACGAAGATCGGACCAAAGCGCAGCATCAGACGATCAAGGATCACCTCCTCGCCGATCATCCCGAGGTTGCGTCGGCCCGCCTGCAAATGGCCGAGCTGGACGAACAGATCGAAGCCCTCGCGCCGGCCCGGTCGCTGGTCATGATTGAGCTGGATGAGCCCCGACCGACGTTTGTAATGAAGCGGGGGAACTTTCTTGATCCCGGTGCTCAGGTTCAGCCGGGCGTGCCCGAGGTGTTTCATCCTCTGCCCCCGGATGCGCCGAAGAATCGACTTGGGCTCGCTCAGTGGCTCGTGGATCCGAATAATCCGCTGATCAGCCGAGTTGCGGTCAACCGGGCCTGGCTCGCCTTTTTCGGCCGAGCCCTGGTTTCGACTCCTGAAGACTTCGGGACGCAGGGGGCCAGGCCCTCGCACCCGGAGTTGCTCGACTGGCTGGCGGTTGAGTTCGTGGAATCAGGCTGGTCGACCAAGCATTTGCATCGCCTGATTGTAACGTCACGTACGTATCAGCAATCGTCGGCAATCTCAGCCGAATTGCTCGAACTCGACCCGGAAAACGCGTTGTATGCTCGAGGATCGCGATTCCGACTCGATGCGGAAATGATCCGAGACAATGCCCTGCATGCTGCCGGATTACTCACCGAATCGATGGGAGGTCCGCCGGTCTTCCCCCCTCAGCCGGAAAACATCTGGCGCGTGACTGGACTGGTCGATAACACCTATCGAACCAGTGAAGGACCCGATCGCCATCGTCGGGGGCTCTACACCATTTTGAGACGAAGCGCTCCGTATCCAAGCTTTGTCGCGTTCGATTCTTCTGATCGTTCCCAATGTCTCGTCCAACGATCACGGACGAATACACCGCTTCAGGCGTTGACCTTACTGAATGATCCAGCTTACGTCGAGATCGCCCAAGCCCTGGCCCGACGCGTCATGACAGAGTATCCCGAGGACGGTTTCGACGACCGCCTGACCCGTGCCTTTCGGCTCTGCCTGGCCCGCAAGCCGACCTCCTCGGAGCTCGAATCCCTCGCCAACGTTTGGCACGGCTTGCACGATCGCTACGCCGACGACCCGCGGGCAACTTCGGCCCTGCTGGGGAACGACGCTGATCCAACGATCGATCCGGTGGATTGGGCCGCCTGGCTCGGCGTGGCGAATGTCTTGCTGAATCTCGACGAGACGATCACGAGAGAATGA
- a CDS encoding DUF1501 domain-containing protein, which yields MNPIDHLRIGVTRRELFRRSGMGLGTIALMSLLDRERDATAADGRAPRPTHHAPRARNVIFLHMVGAPSHLDLFEYKPELVAHDGQLCPESLLEGQRFAFLRGHPKLLGTRFRFARHGESGLELSELLPHLAGMADDLAVIKTLKTEEFNHGPAQLFLQTGFGQLGRPSLGSWVSYGLGSEADDLPSFVVMLTGKLAGGGSNLWGSGFLPTVHQGVEFRDGGDPVLFLSNPPGMEATARRTILDGIRTLNTERLLTVGDPEISTRIAQYEMAFRMQSSVPELVDLASEPPHIHRLYGTKPGQASFANHCLLARRLVERGVRFVQLFNADWDHHGNIFNGLPRKAREIDQPCAALIQDLKQRGLLDDTLVIFTGEFGRTPMLQGDRGTAGRDHHKEAFCAWMAGGGVRGGTTYGRTDDLGYHAVEDPMHVNDFHATILHLLGLDHTRVTYTSQGRNFRLTDVGGTVATKLLV from the coding sequence ATGAACCCGATCGATCATCTCCGCATTGGAGTGACCCGTCGCGAACTCTTTCGAAGATCGGGGATGGGTCTGGGAACGATCGCGCTGATGTCGTTGCTCGATCGAGAGCGTGACGCGACGGCTGCCGATGGGCGAGCCCCCCGGCCGACACACCACGCCCCTCGGGCCCGAAACGTCATCTTCCTGCACATGGTCGGTGCCCCCTCGCATCTGGATTTGTTCGAATATAAGCCTGAACTGGTCGCTCACGACGGTCAACTCTGTCCGGAATCTTTGCTCGAAGGCCAACGTTTTGCATTTCTCCGGGGGCATCCCAAGCTCCTGGGAACGCGGTTCCGGTTCGCGCGGCACGGTGAGTCGGGCCTGGAACTGTCCGAATTGTTGCCTCACCTTGCGGGAATGGCCGATGATCTGGCCGTGATCAAGACCCTCAAGACTGAGGAGTTCAATCACGGCCCCGCGCAATTGTTCTTGCAAACCGGATTTGGTCAGCTAGGCCGCCCCAGCCTTGGCTCTTGGGTCAGCTATGGCCTGGGGAGCGAGGCCGACGACCTCCCCAGTTTCGTCGTCATGCTAACCGGCAAGCTGGCCGGCGGAGGGAGTAACCTCTGGGGCAGCGGTTTCTTGCCGACGGTGCATCAAGGGGTCGAGTTCCGCGATGGCGGCGATCCAGTCCTGTTCCTTTCGAACCCTCCTGGAATGGAGGCGACCGCTCGTCGGACAATCCTCGACGGCATCCGTACACTGAACACGGAACGGCTTCTCACGGTTGGCGACCCTGAGATCTCGACGCGGATCGCCCAGTACGAGATGGCGTTCCGGATGCAATCGTCGGTGCCAGAACTCGTCGATCTGGCCTCCGAGCCTCCTCATATCCATCGGCTATACGGAACGAAGCCGGGGCAAGCAAGCTTTGCAAACCACTGCTTGCTCGCCCGACGGCTCGTCGAACGAGGGGTTCGGTTTGTGCAACTGTTCAACGCCGACTGGGATCATCACGGGAACATCTTCAACGGCTTGCCCCGGAAGGCAAGAGAAATTGACCAACCCTGCGCAGCCTTGATTCAGGACCTCAAGCAACGCGGCCTGCTCGATGACACCCTCGTCATTTTCACGGGCGAATTTGGCCGTACTCCCATGCTCCAGGGGGACCGCGGAACCGCTGGCCGCGATCATCATAAGGAGGCGTTTTGCGCCTGGATGGCCGGCGGAGGGGTGCGGGGAGGCACCACCTATGGCCGGACCGACGATCTCGGTTATCATGCCGTCGAAGACCCGATGCATGTCAACGACTTCCACGCCACGATCCTCCACCTGCTTGGCCTCGACCATACCCGAGTCACCTACACCTCGCAGGGACGCAACTTCCGCCTGACCGATGTGGGGGGGACCGTGGCCACCAAACTTCTCGTCTGA
- a CDS encoding cyanophycinase, whose translation MQQLIVTLRISIVFGLLIALASPIEASEGIVPARINPDGIAGALVIVGGGRIPQDVTDTFRSLAGADARLVVIPTASASADEEPDDEWIDLWRQRGFDYVTVLHTRDRDRANDPEFVAPIKEATAVWFGGGDQSRIASAYLGTAVEEEVFGVLERGGVVGGTSAGAAIMTQVMITGGNPNATVGEGFNLLPDAVVDQHFLARNRKPRLQGVLNEHPETFGVGIDESTALVVVGRRLEVVGQSSVTILVPASNARHEREITLKSGDVADLTALRRSVRDRANGDFPPEVMNPPKIDAGALVIVGGGGLPGEVLDRFVSLAGGPEARIVVVPTASEGRISPIPHFVSGVKMFEERGVRSVGVLYGRHPEEIETPEQLAMLREATGIWFGGGRQWRFVDCYEGTSIVPLFHDVLRRGGVIGGSSAGATIQGDYLVRGNPLGNWDMMAEGYERGFAFLPGVAIDQHYSQRNRFDDLAAVVNRFPQVLGLGIDEGTALIVEGSTGEVLGRGAVHVLSQNHSGNESPPITETLEAGSRFNLVDRIRVEPAIAAEGQ comes from the coding sequence GTGCAACAGTTGATCGTCACGCTCCGAATATCAATCGTTTTTGGTCTTTTGATCGCACTGGCGAGCCCGATCGAGGCGAGCGAAGGAATTGTACCGGCTCGGATCAATCCCGATGGCATAGCCGGTGCTCTGGTGATCGTCGGAGGTGGTCGCATTCCTCAGGACGTGACGGACACCTTTCGATCCCTTGCCGGAGCTGATGCCCGGCTTGTGGTCATTCCGACAGCCAGCGCCTCGGCCGACGAGGAACCCGACGACGAGTGGATCGACCTCTGGAGGCAGCGCGGATTCGACTACGTCACCGTCCTTCACACCCGAGACCGGGACCGGGCGAATGATCCCGAATTCGTCGCACCGATCAAGGAGGCCACGGCGGTCTGGTTTGGAGGTGGCGATCAGTCTCGCATCGCGAGCGCTTATCTCGGCACCGCTGTCGAGGAGGAGGTCTTCGGCGTCCTGGAACGCGGGGGCGTCGTCGGAGGAACCTCGGCTGGAGCGGCGATCATGACTCAAGTGATGATTACCGGAGGCAATCCGAACGCGACGGTCGGCGAAGGGTTCAACCTGCTTCCCGATGCGGTTGTCGATCAACATTTTCTCGCTCGGAATCGCAAGCCTCGACTGCAAGGGGTTCTTAACGAACATCCAGAGACGTTCGGCGTTGGCATCGACGAGAGCACCGCCCTGGTTGTGGTTGGACGCCGGTTGGAGGTCGTCGGTCAATCGAGCGTGACCATTCTGGTGCCCGCCTCGAATGCTCGTCACGAGCGCGAAATCACCTTGAAATCCGGCGACGTTGCCGACCTGACCGCCTTGCGACGTTCTGTCCGGGATCGGGCCAATGGTGACTTTCCGCCGGAGGTCATGAATCCGCCCAAGATCGACGCAGGGGCTCTCGTGATCGTCGGAGGCGGAGGCTTACCGGGGGAAGTCCTGGATCGGTTCGTCAGCCTGGCGGGGGGGCCTGAGGCTCGCATTGTGGTGGTTCCGACCGCTTCTGAAGGCCGAATTTCTCCGATTCCTCACTTTGTGTCTGGTGTGAAGATGTTCGAGGAACGGGGCGTGCGATCGGTCGGAGTGCTTTATGGCCGTCATCCCGAGGAAATCGAAACCCCCGAACAACTCGCCATGCTTCGCGAGGCCACGGGGATCTGGTTCGGGGGAGGGCGGCAATGGCGTTTCGTTGACTGCTACGAAGGTACCTCCATTGTCCCCTTGTTCCACGATGTATTGCGCCGGGGCGGGGTTATCGGCGGTAGCTCAGCCGGGGCGACCATCCAGGGAGATTACCTTGTCCGCGGGAATCCGCTCGGGAACTGGGACATGATGGCCGAGGGCTACGAGCGTGGATTTGCCTTTCTCCCCGGGGTGGCGATTGACCAGCACTATTCCCAGCGAAACCGGTTTGACGATCTCGCGGCAGTCGTGAATCGGTTTCCCCAGGTTCTCGGACTTGGGATTGACGAAGGTACGGCACTGATCGTCGAGGGGAGTACCGGGGAGGTCCTCGGTCGAGGGGCAGTCCATGTCCTTTCTCAGAATCATTCAGGAAACGAGAGTCCTCCCATCACCGAAACCCTCGAAGCCGGGAGCCGGTTCAATCTGGTCGATCGCATTCGAGTCGAGCCAGCCATCGCAGCCGAAGGACAATGA
- a CDS encoding sigma-54-dependent transcriptional regulator: MKSRILVVDDEESTREYLSLLLTMDGHEVEAVPGAAEALEIARSRPIHLLITDLYMPETGGMDLLSRVRSERLPFGVIVVTAYGDPQVALTAMKAGADDFVTKPFEPDRLRLLVNRTLERRQLRDELEHLRQQMREDYSFLNMVSKNDRMRQVFDLIEQVGPLGSTVLIHGETGTGKELVAQAIHAASGRRNQRWVPVNCAALSDSLLESELFGHERGAFTGADRRRIGRFEAADGGTLFLDEIGDVSPAMQAKLLRVLQTGNFERVGGTETLKVDVRIVAASNKRLDELVRQGVFRSDLYYRLRVVPIDLPPLRDRREDIPLLAMHFLNKLAARSTPPVTEIDPEAMHALYSYDWPGNIRELENAIRAAVALADGTLIHRSNLAPSIVPRAERQSSTLRQSAETLLDLDRPLPELTETIISRVERDYFAELLSLYKGNVARCARHSGLSRRCVTQKLAKYGLDRTQFKEGSSAAILDD, from the coding sequence ATGAAAAGCCGTATCCTGGTCGTTGATGACGAGGAATCCACACGAGAGTATCTCAGTCTCTTGCTGACGATGGACGGCCACGAGGTTGAGGCCGTTCCGGGAGCTGCGGAGGCGCTCGAGATCGCCCGATCGCGTCCGATCCACCTGTTGATTACCGACCTCTACATGCCCGAGACCGGAGGGATGGACCTTCTGTCTCGCGTCCGCTCCGAGCGATTGCCGTTCGGGGTGATCGTGGTCACCGCCTACGGCGACCCTCAGGTCGCCCTGACAGCCATGAAGGCTGGCGCTGATGACTTCGTGACCAAGCCCTTCGAACCCGATCGGCTCCGTCTCCTGGTCAACCGGACCCTGGAACGCCGACAACTCCGGGACGAGCTGGAACATCTCCGTCAGCAGATGCGCGAAGATTACAGCTTCCTGAACATGGTTTCAAAGAATGACCGGATGCGCCAGGTGTTCGACCTGATTGAGCAGGTCGGCCCCCTTGGATCGACGGTCTTAATCCACGGCGAAACCGGCACGGGCAAGGAGCTTGTCGCCCAGGCCATTCACGCCGCCAGTGGTCGGAGGAATCAGCGATGGGTTCCCGTCAACTGTGCGGCCTTGAGCGATTCACTCCTTGAAAGCGAGCTTTTTGGACACGAGCGAGGTGCCTTCACCGGCGCCGATCGGCGGCGGATCGGACGCTTTGAAGCCGCGGACGGTGGCACGCTTTTCCTCGACGAGATCGGGGACGTCAGCCCCGCCATGCAAGCCAAACTGCTTCGAGTGCTCCAAACCGGCAACTTCGAACGTGTGGGTGGAACCGAGACATTGAAGGTCGATGTCCGAATCGTCGCCGCGAGCAACAAACGGCTTGACGAACTGGTCCGTCAAGGGGTGTTTCGCTCCGATCTCTACTACCGACTCCGGGTCGTCCCGATCGACCTTCCGCCGCTCCGCGATCGGCGAGAGGATATCCCGCTGCTGGCGATGCACTTCCTGAACAAGCTGGCCGCGCGGAGTACTCCTCCAGTCACCGAGATCGACCCCGAAGCGATGCACGCGCTATACAGCTACGACTGGCCCGGTAATATCCGAGAGCTGGAAAACGCGATCAGGGCGGCCGTGGCCCTGGCAGACGGGACTCTGATCCATCGTTCAAATCTTGCGCCGTCCATCGTCCCCCGAGCCGAGCGGCAGTCCTCGACCCTGCGGCAGTCGGCCGAGACGCTCCTCGATCTCGACCGCCCTTTGCCCGAATTGACAGAGACGATCATCTCTCGCGTCGAGCGCGATTACTTTGCCGAACTGCTGTCCCTGTACAAGGGAAACGTCGCTCGGTGTGCCCGCCACAGCGGGCTTTCCCGGCGTTGCGTGACCCAGAAGCTCGCCAAGTACGGACTCGACCGGACGCAGTTCAAGGAAGGATCGTCGGCGGCGATCCTCGATGACTAA
- a CDS encoding trypsin-like peptidase domain-containing protein, producing the protein MRRADDARRDRRGGPVAAHAVIVGLAVLLLPPMVAGQEVSDLTSLASEVQTSARRALQAVVTVGGSDPVSPIASEGSFPTVSGGSGVVIDADRGLILTANSVVDDVRNRLGQNLQITLPDGRSRPVLDLRQDPASDLALLVIDPEGLDLLPLDWGSSESLEPGDLVMSIGNPWGLSGTVSLGIVSGLQRSFASTAYRDLIQTDALIAPGSAGGALVDRNGRLVGITLFVPEVSDRHHRIGFAVPSHRAKRIARDLNDRGQVHRMMIGVQVSRVDPEEAALLGFQGAVRVDSVVVDGPASQAGLVPGDQIVLVDGRPITTLSDLISRVEFASDDHPMTLEIVRDGRRESLNIQPKPIRDSLNLGAGPMVVTPRPADSEPAISDDPTPSIRLPEPATARDPTRFPSLGLRLGETSPALTQRFGLDEDVSGVIIVGITPGGPADLGGLEPGMVVTDVLDRRVRSLAEFRESVAIAPTDRDLILRVRHRGRSEFRVLLRDLRQAEDQDHRFPCLND; encoded by the coding sequence ATGCGACGAGCCGACGACGCCCGACGCGACCGGAGGGGCGGCCCAGTGGCCGCCCATGCTGTCATCGTCGGTCTGGCCGTTCTGCTCTTGCCTCCCATGGTTGCGGGACAGGAGGTTTCGGACCTGACCTCCCTGGCGTCCGAGGTTCAAACCTCGGCCCGGCGGGCCTTGCAAGCCGTTGTGACCGTCGGAGGATCCGATCCCGTAAGCCCAATCGCTTCGGAAGGCTCCTTTCCCACCGTTTCTGGTGGTTCCGGAGTGGTGATCGACGCGGATCGTGGTCTGATCCTGACGGCCAATTCGGTCGTGGACGACGTGAGGAATCGGCTCGGTCAGAACCTTCAAATCACCTTGCCTGATGGACGCTCACGTCCGGTCCTCGACCTGAGGCAAGACCCGGCCAGCGACCTCGCGTTGCTGGTGATTGATCCCGAGGGTCTCGATCTCCTTCCCCTCGATTGGGGAAGCTCGGAGAGCCTGGAACCTGGGGACCTGGTCATGAGCATCGGTAACCCCTGGGGACTCTCGGGCACAGTCAGTCTCGGGATTGTCAGCGGCCTCCAACGATCCTTCGCATCGACCGCCTACCGTGACTTGATTCAGACCGATGCGCTCATCGCTCCCGGAAGCGCAGGCGGGGCTCTCGTCGATCGCAATGGTCGTCTGGTGGGGATCACCCTGTTCGTTCCCGAAGTGTCAGATCGGCATCATCGAATCGGATTTGCGGTTCCAAGCCATCGGGCCAAGCGAATCGCTCGGGACTTGAACGATCGGGGCCAGGTTCATCGCATGATGATTGGAGTGCAAGTCTCCAGAGTCGATCCTGAAGAGGCCGCGCTGCTCGGATTCCAGGGCGCGGTCCGGGTCGATTCCGTGGTTGTTGACGGACCCGCGAGCCAGGCGGGCTTGGTCCCTGGAGACCAGATCGTCCTGGTTGATGGACGTCCCATCACGACCCTTTCGGACCTCATCTCGAGGGTCGAGTTCGCCTCAGACGATCATCCCATGACTCTTGAAATCGTCCGCGACGGAAGACGAGAGTCCCTGAACATTCAGCCGAAACCGATTCGAGATTCCCTTAATCTGGGCGCTGGTCCGATGGTTGTGACCCCTCGACCAGCCGACTCAGAGCCGGCCATCTCTGACGATCCGACACCAAGCATTCGACTCCCAGAACCGGCCACCGCTCGTGATCCGACCCGGTTTCCCAGCCTTGGCCTTCGTCTGGGAGAGACTTCGCCAGCGTTGACCCAGCGGTTCGGACTGGATGAGGATGTCTCAGGAGTGATCATTGTGGGAATTACTCCCGGGGGCCCAGCGGATCTGGGAGGTTTAGAGCCGGGAATGGTCGTGACGGACGTGCTGGACCGCCGGGTCCGATCGCTGGCCGAATTCCGAGAATCGGTCGCCATTGCCCCGACCGATCGTGATCTGATTCTCCGTGTTCGGCATCGCGGTCGATCGGAGTTCCGGGTCTTGCTTCGCGATCTCCGCCAAGCTGAGGACCAGGATCACCGTTTCCCTTGCCTCAATGATTGA
- a CDS encoding tetratricopeptide repeat protein produces the protein MSRTARSWKGAGPATLLGCLLTGSMALGGTSPEGLSRQLIDLGHQAEAQGQLDQADRFFRKALELDPSNTQANEGVRLVALRLQDEDASLAAPESQASIERARELQQVLVDQLNADIRGRINRARALLRQNQPDAAETTLRLALTALETADQVPDSVIDQLQRELRIELLQTIRRSEELAQRQAELIRLESAAQRELDAVSALLRTQATVRELMIQFNTLMNEGVFAVLDNRGTGNIVENSQPFFDARLLAQSANALLPRETAPRAGMFVSTSLGFLSQTRAYEELKEFRYMATMLDVDRASVPFPDLITIEYPPADVFREISEKRIARYEVADLAERSELTLEIQRRLEQPISMPFDTDTPLADALEYIRQATADEKLINGIPIYVDEIGLQEAEQSLQSPIKINLDGIPLKTTLRLMLDQLDLSYTVYDDLLEITAKGSERRGTLIRVYPVADLAIIPLSLMMGGGGGGMGMGMGGMGGMGMGGGMGGMGMGGMGGMGMGGMGGGMGGMMGGGMMSIPVAPEPADDAVAPQEKKSN, from the coding sequence ATGTCCCGAACCGCGCGATCGTGGAAAGGGGCCGGGCCCGCGACCCTGCTCGGCTGCCTGCTGACTGGTTCAATGGCTCTGGGTGGAACCTCGCCCGAGGGCCTCTCCCGTCAACTGATCGATCTGGGTCACCAGGCCGAAGCCCAGGGTCAGCTCGACCAGGCCGACCGCTTCTTCCGTAAGGCCCTGGAATTGGATCCGTCCAATACCCAGGCGAACGAAGGTGTCCGGCTCGTTGCGCTTCGCCTCCAGGACGAAGACGCTTCGCTCGCCGCACCAGAATCCCAGGCGAGTATTGAACGAGCCCGGGAACTTCAGCAAGTTCTCGTCGATCAGCTTAATGCCGACATTCGAGGTCGGATCAACCGAGCCCGAGCCCTGCTCCGCCAGAATCAGCCGGATGCCGCGGAAACCACGCTCCGTCTGGCCCTGACCGCTCTGGAAACGGCCGATCAGGTTCCTGATTCGGTCATCGACCAGTTGCAGCGTGAGCTTCGGATCGAGCTTCTTCAGACGATCCGACGTTCTGAAGAACTCGCTCAACGGCAAGCGGAACTGATCCGCCTCGAATCGGCCGCTCAGCGCGAACTCGATGCCGTCTCTGCCCTGCTGCGCACTCAGGCGACCGTCCGGGAACTGATGATCCAGTTTAATACCTTGATGAACGAGGGCGTCTTCGCCGTCCTTGACAATCGGGGAACCGGAAATATCGTCGAGAACTCACAACCGTTCTTCGACGCCCGTCTGCTGGCCCAGTCAGCGAACGCTCTCTTGCCCCGAGAAACGGCACCAAGGGCGGGCATGTTCGTTTCGACCTCGCTCGGATTCCTTTCACAGACCCGTGCGTACGAGGAATTGAAGGAATTCCGCTACATGGCGACCATGCTCGACGTCGACCGGGCCTCGGTCCCTTTCCCCGACCTGATCACCATCGAGTACCCCCCGGCCGACGTTTTCCGAGAGATCTCGGAAAAGCGGATCGCTCGGTACGAGGTGGCTGACCTGGCCGAGCGGTCGGAACTCACCCTGGAAATTCAGCGCCGCCTCGAACAACCGATCTCGATGCCGTTCGACACCGACACCCCGTTGGCTGACGCTCTGGAGTACATCCGCCAGGCCACTGCCGACGAGAAGCTCATCAACGGTATCCCGATTTACGTTGACGAGATCGGGCTTCAGGAAGCTGAGCAAAGCCTCCAGTCCCCGATCAAGATCAACCTGGACGGCATTCCGCTCAAGACGACCCTGCGGTTGATGCTGGATCAGCTTGACCTCTCCTACACCGTCTATGACGACCTTCTGGAGATTACCGCCAAGGGCTCCGAGCGTCGTGGTACCCTCATCCGCGTTTACCCGGTGGCCGACCTGGCGATCATCCCCCTCTCCCTGATGATGGGTGGTGGCGGTGGTGGCATGGGCATGGGTATGGGCGGCATGGGTGGTATGGGCATGGGTGGCGGCATGGGCGGCATGGGTATGGGCGGCATGGGTGGTATGGGCATGGGCGGCATGGGTGGCGGTATGGGCGGCATGATGGGTGGTGGAATGATGTCCATCCCTGTCGCTCCCGAGCCGGCCGATGACGCTGTCGCTCCCCAGGAAAAAAAAAGCAATTGA